In a genomic window of Candidatus Paceibacterota bacterium:
- the aspS gene encoding aspartate--tRNA ligase — translation MQRTLNAETAKYVGKKVKVAGWVQTIRSHGKIIFFDLRDKSGILQLVFSPKDESLYKTIHKIRPEWVIGAEGIIAERPKGMVNPKITTGKVELHPENLEIFSEAKTLPFPIDTDGYEINEEMRMKYRYLDLRRERMKKNLILRHKLVKFIRDFMGDKGFIEIETPLLTKTTPEGARDYIVPSRLYPGKFYALPQSPQQYKELLMVGGIEKYFQIARAIRDEDPRADRQPEHTQWDFEMSFVEQEDIMKVLEEGIIKLTKYLEPMTGKKLLAEPLPRINYHESMKKYGTDKPDIRPEPKDPNVLAFAWIINFPLLEWNKEENRWDPIHHMFVMPKAGYENLLDTDPGKVISTQFDLVCNGYEICSGSIRINQRKLQEKVMQIIGLDIKKAKQQFGHLLEALELGAPPHGGAAPGIDRLAMLYAGESNIREVTAFSKTGDARDLMMNSPSEADSKQLKELHIEVKKKK, via the coding sequence ATGCAAAGAACTTTAAACGCAGAAACAGCTAAATACGTCGGCAAGAAAGTAAAAGTTGCAGGCTGGGTACAAACCATTAGGTCTCATGGTAAGATTATCTTTTTTGATTTAAGAGATAAGTCTGGAATTTTGCAATTGGTTTTTAGCCCTAAGGATGAATCGCTTTATAAAACAATACACAAAATAAGACCAGAGTGGGTGATCGGAGCTGAAGGGATTATTGCAGAAAGACCGAAGGGAATGGTAAATCCTAAAATCACAACTGGAAAAGTAGAGCTACATCCTGAAAATTTAGAAATTTTCTCTGAAGCAAAAACTTTACCCTTTCCCATTGATACCGATGGTTATGAAATCAATGAAGAAATGAGAATGAAATACCGTTACCTTGATTTACGGAGAGAACGAATGAAGAAAAATCTTATTTTGCGACACAAACTTGTAAAATTTATTAGGGATTTCATGGGCGACAAAGGGTTTATTGAAATAGAAACCCCTCTCCTCACCAAAACAACTCCCGAAGGAGCGCGGGACTATATTGTGCCTTCCAGGCTATATCCAGGTAAATTCTATGCTTTACCTCAATCGCCCCAACAATATAAAGAATTATTAATGGTAGGTGGTATAGAAAAATATTTTCAAATCGCCAGGGCAATCCGCGATGAAGACCCCAGAGCTGACAGACAACCTGAACATACTCAGTGGGATTTTGAAATGTCGTTTGTTGAACAGGAAGATATTATGAAAGTTTTAGAAGAAGGCATTATTAAGCTTACAAAATATCTGGAACCGATGACCGGAAAAAAATTATTAGCCGAGCCCTTGCCAAGAATAAACTATCACGAATCAATGAAGAAATATGGCACCGATAAACCAGATATTAGACCTGAACCAAAAGATCCTAACGTTTTAGCTTTTGCCTGGATTATCAATTTTCCACTACTGGAATGGAACAAAGAGGAAAATCGTTGGGATCCAATACATCATATGTTTGTGATGCCGAAAGCCGGATATGAAAATCTACTAGACACCGATCCTGGCAAGGTAATTAGTACACAATTTGACCTTGTTTGTAATGGCTATGAAATTTGTAGTGGAAGTATTCGAATTAATCAACGCAAACTTCAGGAAAAAGTAATGCAAATTATCGGTTTAGATATTAAAAAAGCAAAACAACAATTCGGTCATCTGTTGGAAGCATTAGAGTTGGGCGCACCACCTCATGGCGGAGCTGCCCCCGGTATCGATCGTTTGGCTATGTTATATGCTGGAGAATCAAATATTAGAGAAGTGACAGCTTTTTCAAAAACAGGAGATGCGCGAGATTTAATGATGAACTCTCCCAGCGAAGCTGACAGTAAACAATTGAAAGAACTTCATATAGAAGTAAAAAAGAAAAAATAA
- a CDS encoding D-alanyl-D-alanine carboxypeptidase, which translates to MSKKTKIFLISLILSLPIFWGTNVLEKSLTDFFFWHQVSNNPKIFAAQIAFEERLMEMKPIRNKTIAVFETEAKSAISVLVEKERVLFDKSPDEKLPIASLTKLMTALVVLENYDLSKEITISKEAANQNGSIPKLQEGKSFPTEYLLYPLLMESSNIAAFALANDYDGITGKEFTELMNNKAKEIGMNDTFFDNPSGLDPEESSTEMNYSTTNDLVKLVKRLLEKPLVWQILSTPRYSLYGPELINTNRFLMDDSNIWQNRIIGGKTGYTEKAGGCLLMVMESPRGQGTLINIILGARGTEDRFGEMEKLVDWLNQAYKW; encoded by the coding sequence ATGTCAAAAAAAACAAAGATATTCTTAATTTCTTTAATATTGAGCTTGCCCATTTTCTGGGGAACGAACGTTTTGGAAAAAAGCCTGACCGATTTTTTCTTTTGGCATCAAGTAAGCAATAATCCAAAGATTTTTGCCGCGCAAATCGCTTTTGAAGAAAGGTTAATGGAAATGAAGCCGATCAGGAACAAAACGATAGCCGTTTTTGAAACAGAAGCAAAGTCAGCAATTTCAGTCTTGGTTGAGAAAGAAAGGGTGCTGTTTGATAAATCACCAGATGAAAAGCTGCCGATTGCCAGTCTAACAAAATTAATGACAGCTTTGGTCGTTTTGGAAAACTACGACCTATCAAAAGAAATTACCATTTCCAAGGAAGCTGCCAATCAGAACGGAAGCATTCCAAAATTGCAAGAAGGAAAAAGTTTTCCGACAGAATATTTGCTTTATCCTTTATTGATGGAATCAAGCAATATAGCGGCTTTTGCCTTGGCTAACGATTATGACGGAATAACAGGAAAAGAGTTTACAGAACTGATGAATAATAAAGCGAAAGAAATAGGGATGAACGATACTTTTTTTGATAATCCAAGCGGCCTTGATCCTGAAGAATCCAGCACGGAAATGAATTATTCAACTACTAATGATTTAGTTAAACTTGTTAAAAGATTACTGGAAAAGCCATTAGTCTGGCAGATACTTTCTACCCCCCGATATTCTTTGTACGGACCGGAACTGATAAATACCAACAGATTCTTAATGGACGATTCCAATATCTGGCAGAACAGGATAATCGGCGGCAAAACAGGATATACGGAAAAAGCAGGAGGCTGTTTGCTTATGGTTATGGAATCGCCGAGAGGCCAGGGAACTTTAATTAATATAATCTTGGGTGCCAGGGGAACAGAAGACAGATTCGGTGAAATGGAAAAACTGGTTGACTGGCTTAACCAAGCATATAAATGGTAA